A genome region from Streptomyces xanthophaeus includes the following:
- a CDS encoding DoxX family protein, translating to MQTIWLSGAEWLAVLRIGLGLWWLESWRHKDKKGWFERGTGIAWAADVAGKHRWTFVKGGFELVVAPRPKVMAYTVVYAELALGLGLVLGFLTPVALIGGLLLNLLYLVLMIHDWAEQGQNAMMALISLVALLAMSWQTWSLDAAIGLFL from the coding sequence ATGCAGACCATCTGGCTCAGTGGGGCCGAATGGCTCGCCGTGCTCCGGATAGGCCTCGGCCTGTGGTGGCTGGAGAGCTGGCGGCACAAGGACAAGAAGGGCTGGTTCGAGCGCGGCACCGGCATCGCCTGGGCCGCCGACGTCGCAGGCAAACACCGCTGGACCTTCGTCAAGGGCGGCTTCGAACTGGTCGTCGCACCGCGGCCGAAGGTGATGGCGTACACCGTCGTCTACGCGGAACTCGCCCTCGGGCTGGGCCTCGTACTCGGCTTCCTGACCCCGGTCGCACTGATCGGCGGACTCCTGCTGAACCTGCTCTACCTGGTGCTGATGATCCACGACTGGGCCGAGCAGGGCCAGAACGCGATGATGGCGCTCATCTCCCTCGTCGCACTCCTCGCCATGTCCTGGCAGACCTGGTCCCTCGACGCGGCGATCGGACTGTTCCTGTGA